One segment of Sandaracinaceae bacterium DNA contains the following:
- a CDS encoding glycerophosphodiester phosphodiesterase: MTSAPLTARRQRTAYLGQRPYAFAHRGGSKRWPENTLLAFRNALELGYTHIETDLHLTRDGHIVCFHDAGLERTTNGVGLVRDRTLAELRELDAGFRFTADGGRTFPFRGQGCTVPTLAEALALHPSLCLNLEMKQREPDMVETLAHFIAEHGVAQRVLVASAQDELTARFRRLRQERGMVVPTSPGVRGILAFWLSVRFGVNRFARFDFDALQVPVTQGPLRVVDRRFVEAAHAHGIHVHVWTIDDPDEMRRLYALGVDAVMTDHPEVLMEVLREVRASSGSGA; the protein is encoded by the coding sequence TGGGTCGAAGCGCTGGCCCGAGAACACCCTCCTGGCCTTTCGCAACGCGCTCGAGCTGGGCTACACGCACATCGAGACGGACCTCCACCTCACGCGCGATGGCCACATCGTGTGCTTCCACGACGCCGGGCTCGAGCGCACCACCAACGGGGTGGGCCTCGTGAGGGACCGCACCCTGGCCGAGCTGCGCGAGCTGGACGCAGGCTTTCGCTTCACCGCCGACGGCGGCCGCACCTTTCCGTTTCGCGGGCAGGGCTGCACGGTGCCCACGTTGGCGGAGGCGCTGGCGCTGCACCCCAGCCTGTGCCTCAACCTCGAGATGAAGCAGCGCGAGCCCGACATGGTGGAGACGCTGGCGCACTTCATCGCCGAGCATGGTGTGGCGCAGCGCGTGCTGGTGGCCTCCGCGCAAGACGAGCTGACGGCGCGCTTCCGTCGCCTGCGCCAGGAGCGCGGCATGGTGGTGCCCACGTCGCCGGGTGTGCGCGGCATCCTCGCCTTCTGGCTGAGCGTGCGCTTCGGCGTCAACCGCTTCGCGCGCTTCGACTTCGACGCGCTGCAAGTGCCCGTGACCCAGGGCCCGCTGCGCGTGGTGGACCGTCGCTTCGTCGAGGCGGCGCACGCCCACGGCATCCACGTGCACGTGTGGACCATCGACGACCCGGACGAGATGCGCCGGCTCTACGCGCTGGGCGTGGACGCGGTCATGACCGACCACCCCGAGGTGCTCATGGAGGTGCTGCGGGAGGTGCGCGCTAGCTCCGGTTCCGGCGCCTGA